CTCGCTGGGATCGCAGGGTTTATCGCCTTGATGACGTTCGCGTCGACGATCCTCTACTTCGCCCAGTCAGACCTCGTGTACGGGGCGATGACCGATCGGGGCGAGCGCACCGCTTTTTTGGCAAAGATCGATCTTACCGTGAGCTCGCTCACGATTTTCTTCCAGGTCTATCTGACTGCCCGGATCATCCGCTGGCTGAACGTGGGAGTGGCACTGGCACTGATCCCGGTGGCGGTAGCGGTGGGATTCGTCGCGCTGGGCCTCTACCCGACGCTGGCGACGCTGGTCGTCGTGCAGGTGATCTACCGCGCTGGCCGGTATGGCATCACCAAACCGGCCCGCGAGGTGCTCTTCACCGTCGTGTCGCGTGAGGAAAAGTACAAATCCAAGGCCTTCATCGATGCCGCGGTGTATCGCGGTGGTGATCTCGTCAGCGGCTGGGTCTATGCAGGCCTCGCCTGGGTGGGGCTTTCACTCGGCGTGATCGCTCTGATCGCGGCTCCCGTCGCAGCCGTCTGGGCGATTGCCGCACTAGGGCTCGGCGCGCGCGGCGACGTGATGGCGGCCAAGAGTGAGAGCGCGCAGCAGGAAACGGCCTCGGTCGGGTGAGCCCGAGGCTCGCGAGCCGACTCTTCTTACCGAATCCCACGCGGAAGACAATGTCGGCGCGGCGATGGGTCGCCTCCCAGATGCGAACTTGCGACGCGAGATGGAGCGCTTCATAGACCCGCTGATGGCGTCTGGACGCTAACGCCGTGCCACCAAGGCGGCGACGTAGCCGTCGGGCACCGGCACTTCGAAGACCCGCCAGTCGGTGGGATCCTCACCGTCGATCTCGGTGTGGAGCAGCGCGGGCGGGACGCCGGGGAGGAACGTGACCTCGAATGCGTGCAGCTCCGTGGTCAGGCCAGTGCCTTTGGCTTTCAGGTAAGCCTCCTTCCGGGTCCAGCAGCGGTAGAAGTTGGGTAACCGCTGCTCGGAGGGCGCTTGCTCGAGGAGGAGGCGAGCTTCCCCCGGGGCGAAGTAACGCCGTGCGATGGCCTCGACGGCCAGACCCTCCTTCTTCCACTCCACGTCCACGCCCACCGTTCGACCCCGCGACACCGCGTAAAGGAAGACGTCGCCGGAGTGGGAGACGTTGAACTCGATGCCGCTCTCGGCGTGCGCGCCGGTGAGCAATGGCTTGCCATGCTCTCCTTCGCCGAAGCGAATGGCCTCCGGCGCGCACGCCAGTGCGTCACCCAGGATCGTGCGCAGGAAGCCCCGGGACACGATGAAGGAGTCGCGGGCGTGCTCGACCTTGAAGCCGGACGCGCGCGCGCTCTCATCCTCACTGAGCAGGTCGCACAGCGCCGAGTGCTCTGACTCCGTCCCGGGGCCCTCGACGAGCCAGAGATCGATGCCGTCGGGGGCAGGCAGTCTTCTTGGCTTCATGGCTAACTACGTAGCGATGCCGCGAGCCGCTCCATGCCCTCGTCCAGGCTGATGGCCGGCTCGTAGCCCAGGTCGCGGCGCGCCGCCGAGATGTCGAACCAGTGCGCGGTGGAGAGCTGGCGCGCCACGAAGCGGGTCAGGGGGGGCTCGTTTTCGATGCCCAGGAGCCCGTAGACGCTCTCCATCAGCGCGCCCAAGAAATACGCGACGCCCGCCGGAATCCGCCGCTTCACGGGTGGCAGGCCTCCCGCTGCGAGGATTCGGTTCACTAGGTCCGCCAGCGGCAAGGGTTCGCCCTGCGAGATGAAGTACGCCTTACCTGCGATAACAGAGCCCGGCGCGAGTCGATCGGCTGCGAGTACGTGCGCATCGGCCGCGTTGTCGACGTAGACCGAGTCGACCTCGTTGGGTCGGTCGCCCAGGAGGCACAGCGTACCGGAGCGGCCTCGGTCGAGGATGCGCGGCACCAAGTGCGGGTCGCCGGGGCCCCAGATGAGGTGCGGACGAAGCGCCACGGTCGCGAGATCGGCACCGTTGCTCTCGAGCACCCGGCGCTCAGCGATCGACTTCGTGCGGGGATAGTCGCTCAGGTAGCGCTCCGCGTACGGTGCGCTCTCGTCCACGCCGATCTGGTCGGTACCGGCGAAGGTCACACTGGGCGTGCTGGTATACACGAGACGCTGGATCGCTTC
The sequence above is a segment of the Gemmatimonadota bacterium genome. Coding sequences within it:
- a CDS encoding 4'-phosphopantetheinyl transferase superfamily protein gives rise to the protein MKPRRLPAPDGIDLWLVEGPGTESEHSALCDLLSEDESARASGFKVEHARDSFIVSRGFLRTILGDALACAPEAIRFGEGEHGKPLLTGAHAESGIEFNVSHSGDVFLYAVSRGRTVGVDVEWKKEGLAVEAIARRYFAPGEARLLLEQAPSEQRLPNFYRCWTRKEAYLKAKGTGLTTELHAFEVTFLPGVPPALLHTEIDGEDPTDWRVFEVPVPDGYVAALVARR
- a CDS encoding NAD-dependent epimerase/dehydratase family protein, whose product is MKALVTGGGGFLGLAIVRNLRARGDEVRSFSRGAYPALEQLGVESVRGDLADEAAVLRAARGCDIVFHVAAKAGVWGSTESYHRANVVGTDNVLKACSAEAIQRLVYTSTPSVTFAGTDQIGVDESAPYAERYLSDYPRTKSIAERRVLESNGADLATVALRPHLIWGPGDPHLVPRILDRGRSGTLCLLGDRPNEVDSVYVDNAADAHVLAADRLAPGSVIAGKAYFISQGEPLPLADLVNRILAAGGLPPVKRRIPAGVAYFLGALMESVYGLLGIENEPPLTRFVARQLSTAHWFDISAARRDLGYEPAISLDEGMERLAASLRS